From Bacteroidota bacterium, one genomic window encodes:
- a CDS encoding tail fiber domain-containing protein, which yields MNTHQITFKAPKGNLLKQSFICLSFYFCFAVSPLVAQVWLPMGANNHTQEIYRDGNVGIGLSTSNPGGTKLYLKHIPIGPGLNTSNFGHLHEGTYGAYSTGNVWGTLGMHRNNIPNEYFDYGLSCGIDKYGATFGLMKRPSGGGIMDAYIRWSYNEADPIVPNDLQFQFNNLTLGTSLDAVTFTSTGRVGIGSKAPQEKLFVTSNDITPFRAQQQVNGPFNYCAVFQVENLSTKAIVVNQGGWAENFIVLGDGTINPWAQTHIGDDLKIEGNTSINCAVSSSWDLKVNGDAYCTSQWTASDKNLKNNIKPLAFATDKIMKLKPVTYTFKQDIMLNENGKQIPFNLPKNNQIGFLAQELEEVLPEAVRDADGFKAVNYDMIIPVLTQAMQEQQAMIENQNEEIQQLKDKIGCLQPCNGTNNTIPQLNNVPKLEQNVPNPFGSSTLIKFYLPSNSTSNILVISDLTGKQIKKYNINNAGNGSIEIQGKEFVPGTYLYTLLSNDKEVDTKKMIIIGE from the coding sequence ATGAACACACATCAAATTACTTTTAAAGCCCCAAAAGGCAACCTATTGAAGCAAAGTTTTATTTGCCTCTCTTTCTATTTTTGTTTTGCCGTAAGTCCTTTAGTAGCACAAGTATGGCTACCTATGGGAGCTAACAATCATACTCAAGAGATATATAGAGACGGAAATGTAGGAATCGGACTATCAACATCTAATCCCGGCGGCACTAAACTCTATCTCAAACATATTCCGATAGGTCCCGGATTGAACACTTCCAATTTTGGGCATTTACATGAAGGCACTTATGGTGCATACAGTACTGGTAACGTGTGGGGAACATTGGGTATGCACAGAAATAACATACCGAATGAGTATTTTGACTATGGGCTTTCTTGCGGCATTGATAAATATGGTGCTACCTTTGGGTTAATGAAAAGGCCAAGCGGTGGTGGCATTATGGACGCATATATTCGGTGGTCTTATAATGAAGCAGATCCAATAGTACCAAATGACTTACAATTTCAGTTTAACAATCTCACTTTAGGTACGAGTTTAGATGCAGTTACCTTCACTTCAACAGGTAGAGTGGGTATTGGCAGTAAAGCACCTCAGGAAAAATTATTTGTTACTTCAAATGATATAACTCCCTTTAGGGCACAGCAACAAGTAAATGGCCCATTTAATTATTGTGCAGTATTCCAAGTAGAGAACCTATCTACAAAAGCAATAGTAGTAAACCAAGGAGGTTGGGCTGAAAACTTTATTGTACTGGGTGATGGGACAATAAATCCTTGGGCACAAACTCATATAGGGGATGACTTGAAAATAGAGGGTAACACTTCAATAAATTGTGCTGTAAGCAGCAGTTGGGACCTGAAAGTAAATGGCGATGCTTACTGTACTAGTCAATGGACTGCATCAGACAAAAATCTAAAAAACAATATAAAGCCACTAGCATTTGCAACTGATAAGATTATGAAACTTAAACCTGTTACCTATACTTTTAAACAAGATATTATGCTTAATGAAAATGGCAAACAAATACCTTTTAATTTACCCAAAAACAATCAAATAGGATTCTTAGCCCAAGAACTTGAGGAAGTTTTACCAGAAGCTGTGAGAGACGCAGATGGCTTTAAGGCAGTAAACTATGATATGATAATACCTGTGCTAACCCAAGCTATGCAAGAACAACAGGCTATGATAGAAAATCAAAATGAAGAAATACAACAATTGAAAGATAAAATAGGCTGCCTTCAACCATGCAATGGAACAAACAATACTATTCCTCAATTAAATAATGTTCCAAAATTAGAACAAAATGTGCCAAACCCTTTTGGAAGTAGTACTTTGATAAAATTCTATTTACCTTCTAATAGCACCTCAAACATTCTTGTAATAAGTGATTTAACAGGTAAACAAATAAAGAAGTACA